The genomic stretch GGGTTGTTATTGTTGAAGATATTGTGACAACGGGTCTTTCTATTCGTGAGACCGTTGAGGCGTTGGCGGCTGCAGGAGCAGAGGTCTTGGCAAGTGCATGCATCCTTGATCGTTCTGGTGGTAAGGTTGATGTTGGCGTTCCATTGATTGCGCTAGCTGAATATGAGATTGCTTCTTATGCGAGTGATGAACTTCCTGCAGATCTTTCTGCTATTCCAGCGATTAAACCAGGCAGTCGAAATATTTAATTGTCTTTCTATTTTTTTTTATGCAAAAACTTAAAAAGATTAATTTGGGTGATATAGATTATTTTATCATCAAAAGATGTATATTGAGAGTCATATGCTTTTTCGTCGTCGACAACCAGTAGATTTTGTAACGCGTATTCGACTTTGGTTGTGGCCACGTCGTTCATTTTCTCGCTCATTTTCTTACATACATAAACGTATTTTGCGGATATCAGCAACACCACACGAAGTTGCGTTAGGGTTTGCTATTGGCATTTTTTTAGCCTGTTCCCCTGTCTTTGGGGTGCATATTATCTTGGCAATATTTTTTTCTTGGATTTTGCGTGCAAACTTTGCGGCTGCAATCATTGGGACGGTTTTTTCGAATCCACTCACGTTTTTATTGATTATCATGGCTGATTATAAAGTAGGGTATTTTTGTTTATCGCTTTTTAGCGATGTCAATGAGATTTCTCTTTCTCAAATTCGTGCTCTGTTTAATGGTTTGACAGTATCAAATCTCTCTCTTCTTTTTAAAGGTGCGTGGAACACAATTATGAGTCCTATGATTTTAGGTGGAACTCTTTTAGGTGTTGTTTTTGGTGGTTTATCTTATATAGGTGTTTACAGAGCAACGGTTCGTTTTAAACAAAAACGATACCAAAAGATTATAAAAAAGAGATGTTTAAAGAAGCGTTCATCGTAAGAAAGATCGGGTAATATCTTATGATTGTTGGCCTTGGAAATGATTTGGTTGATATACGACGGATTGAGAGAATGTTGGTTCGTTATGGCGAGCGTTTTATTCAACGTATTTTTACGGATATTGAAAGGAATAGGTCCGAAAATCTCAAAAAAAATTCTTCTTCTTATGCAAAAAGATTTGCTGCTAAAGAAGCATGTGCTAAAGCTTTAGGGACGGGGATTGCTTGTGGTATCAATTGGAAAGACATGGGGGTGGTTAATTTGTCATCAGGTAAACCAATCATGCAATTAACAAATCGTGCGCAAGTGCAACTTCAGAAGTTATTACCTCCTCATCATGAGGCGATTATTCATCTCAGCATAACAGATGATTTTCCTTGGGCGCAGGCATTTGTTATTATTGAAGCACTTCCACGTGGATAGATGGCGTGAGAGATTGTACTTTTATTATTTGAATATTATGATGGAAAAAAGTTATATTTGTGATGAGAAGGTAATTGGTGATGGTCCAAAAAGATGAAGTGCATAAAAAAGAAAAAAAAGGTGGGATTCTTGAATTAATTTCTGTTTTAATACAGGCTTTGCTTTTGGCAGCCTTTATTCGGACACTTTTTTTCCAGCCTTTTAGTATTCCTTCCGGTTCAATGCGTCCTACTTTATTAGTGGGGGATTATCTCTTTGTTTCTAAGTATGCATATGGGTATTCTCGTTTTTCCATCCCCTTTTCTCCTCCCCTTTTTTCTGGACGTATTTGGGCATCCCAACCTCAACGGGGAGATGTGGTCGTTTTTCGTTTACCAAGTAATCCGAAGATCGATTATATAAAACGCGTTATTGGGCTGCCAGGTGATCGTATACAAGTTCGTCAAAGTGTTCTTTATATTAATGACA from Bartonella kosoyi encodes the following:
- the acpS gene encoding holo-ACP synthase — protein: MIVGLGNDLVDIRRIERMLVRYGERFIQRIFTDIERNRSENLKKNSSSYAKRFAAKEACAKALGTGIACGINWKDMGVVNLSSGKPIMQLTNRAQVQLQKLLPPHHEAIIHLSITDDFPWAQAFVIIEALPRG
- a CDS encoding DUF2062 domain-containing protein, with protein sequence MLFRRRQPVDFVTRIRLWLWPRRSFSRSFSYIHKRILRISATPHEVALGFAIGIFLACSPVFGVHIILAIFFSWILRANFAAAIIGTVFSNPLTFLLIIMADYKVGYFCLSLFSDVNEISLSQIRALFNGLTVSNLSLLFKGAWNTIMSPMILGGTLLGVVFGGLSYIGVYRATVRFKQKRYQKIIKKRCLKKRSS